The Sphingopyxis sp. CCNWLW2 genome contains the following window.
CACCGAGCCCGGCATTCTCGATGGCCTGTTCGCGCATCTCGCAGACGAGCCCCTGCCGCGCGGCGATGATGTCTTCGAAATCACACGCTTCTGCCTTTCGCCCGACGCGGGCGCGCGGAGGCGGCGCGAAGCACGCAACACTTTGCTCATAGGCCTCGCCGAATATGCGATCGCCAACGACATTCGCACCTACACCGGGGTCGCCGAGCGGTCCTGGTTCCGCCAGGTCCAGTCCTTCGGCTGGGCATGCCGGGCGCTCGGAGCGCCGCGCGGCGAGGGCGATCGTGCGCTCGTCGCCCTTAGAATCGATATCGACGACACGACCCTCGCGGGCATGGCGGCCGCGGGAATCTCTTCGTCGGCCGCGATCGGCAGCGCGCCCGCGCGCGCGGCCTGAAGGGGGGAACGATCATGCTGACCGAAACCATGATACCCTGCCAGTCGGCGGCGCAAGCCGAGCTGAGGGAGCAGGGGTTCACGATTGTCCGAGGGGCAATTCCGGCGACCGACATCGCCGCGCTCGAACGCGACCTGGCGCCGCGCTTTGACGCGACCCCTTTTTGCGAAGGCGGCTTTTACGGCGAGCGCACCAAGCGCTTCGGCCGCCTGCTACTGCGCTCGCCGCGCGCGACCGACCTCGTGATGCATCCCACCATTCTCGCCATGGCGGAGGCGGTCCTGCTCCCATGGTGCGACCGGATCCAGCTCAACCTCACCCAGGCGATCGAAATCCACCCGGGTGCGCTCGCGCAATATCCGCACCGCGACCAAAGTATGTGGCAGGGGACCATCGGCGAGACCGAATATCTCGTCAACGTCATGTGGCCGCTCACGCCGTTCACCGCAGATAATGGCGCAACGCTGATCTGGCCGCGCAGCCATGGTCTCGAGGCGCTCGTCGAGGAGCCGCCCGAACCGGCGGTGGTGGCGGAAGCGGAACCCGGCGATGCGATCATCTTTCTCGGATCGACGCTTCACGGCGCCGGCGCGAACCGGAGCGCAGAGGTGCGGCGCGGCATCATCGTCAGTTACAGCCTCGGCTGGCTCAAACCCTATGAGAATCAACATTTGGCCTATCCGCCCTATGTCGCCTGCGATTTTCCGCCCGAGCTCGCCGCGCTCGCCGGCTATGCCCAGCACCGCCCGAACCTCGGCAATTTCGAGGGCCAATGCCCTTCGATCCTGCTCACAGGCTATCCCGAGGAACCGCTTTCCGCAATCGATGCGCTCCGCCCGGATCAGGCCGCGTTGCTCGCCGAGCATGTCGCCGCGCAGCGCGCTTCGCTTGACGAAGTACGCGCGCCATGAGCCCCGGCGCCACCATGGAACGGGTCTATATCGACCTCAAGGTCCGGCTCATGACCGGCGCCTATCCGCCGGGCACACGGCTCGACCCCCGGCAGATCGCGCGGACGCTCGACGCCAGCGCCACGCCGGTGCGCGATGCGCTCCACCGCTTGTCCGGCGAGCGCATCGTCGATGCCTGGCACCAGGAGGGCTTTCGCCAGCCGCTGCTCGCCGAGGCCGACCTCGCCGAACTCTATGACTGGGGCGGCATGCTCCTCGCGCTCGCGCTCAAGGGGCGAAGCCCGTCGCCAAACCTCCGGGCGGGCCTCAGCGAATTGCAAGCGATAGAGCCCTATCCAGAGGCGCTCGATTCGCTGTTCGGGGTGATCGCAGTGGGAAGCGCAAATCGCGAACTTCGCTACGCGATCGTCAACTTCATCGAGCGAAGCCGCGCTTTTCGGCCCGCTGAGATGCGGATCGACCCCGCCTCGCGCACGGTGCTCGCCGCGATGGAGGAGGACTATCGGTTCGGGCGATGGACCGGATTGCGCAGCAAAATCACCAGCTTCCATCGCCGCCGGATGCGGCAGGCGGGGCGGATCGCGGCCGCCATTCGGCCGCGCAGCGACCCTCTTCGATAACATTCGGGCTATAGCAGAAGTATAAAATTCCTATTCTAAATCAGGGGCGTAGCTTTGTGGTTGCCGCAATCCCGCGGCATCAACCAAGGAGGGTCCCATGGACCGGAACAGCATCGCCGAAGAAGGCATCGAAGAACTCGGAATCGCCAGCGTCGAGACGCGCGGCGAGGAATTCCCGGTGCCGGAAATCGGCGGCCATGACCTGAAACTCGGCGGCGGCATTTCCGCTGACTGACAGGCGAAGGGGCACGGCCGCCTCGGCGCGGCCGTGCCTAGCGTCGATGAACCATCACCTTGCACCGGATATGAGCTTTTGCTTCATTGGCGCTGGCGCGGTCATGCTGGACCTCAAGGCTGACCGCTACTACCGGCTCGATCGCCGCCATTCGGCTGCGCTGCGAGCGATGGCCGGCGGCGAGTGCAATGCGCATCTGGACGCGCGTGCGTCCCTCGTCGCCAAGGGGCTCATTCGGCCGGGCGACGGACCGGCTGCGACGCCGGTTAGCGCGCCACGCGTCACCGCGAGTGTCATTGAGCGTCGGCTTTCCTGGCGACCCGAGACACAGAATTGTTCGATATCGCCCTTGGAGCTTTTCGCGCTCCGCTTCATGGCCGGGCAGGTACTTGGGCGGCTGGGACTATTTCGGACCGCGAGATATTATCGGGGGCGGCGGGATCGCTGCCACGAGCAGCAAGGCGGTTTGCAACGCAGCCAGGATCGCGCCGCTGCACTAGCCGCCTGCTTTGCCGACCAGCGGCGCTTTTTCCCCGCAAAGCGGCGCTGCGTGCCGGACTCGCTCGCTCTTGCCGCAATCCTGTGGCGGCGAGGGTGCGCTGCGGAGGTGTTTTTCGGTGTGCGGCTGGACCCGTTTGCCGCCCATTGCTGGGTCCAGCACGGGGCGCTCTTGCTCTCGGATCCGCTCGACAGTGTGGCCGAGTTCACACCGGTTTTTCAATTATGAGTATCCATGTTGTCCTCGTGCAAAGGCCCGACGCGCTGGAGCCTCTACCGCCGTCCGTGGCCCGACTGGGCATGCTGGGGACCATGCAGATTCTGGGGGCTCCCGACACACCCATTCTTGCGCGCGACGGCCTCATTTTGCTGGGCTGGGCATTCCACCGCGACAGTCTGAGGCCGCTCAAGCACCTCGACGAGGGAGCCGCCGCACGAATCACGGAGGAGGGGCATCCATGGGTATACCGGCATCTCTGGGGCAACTTCTTTCTAGTCTGGCATGACCGCCATGGCGTTCCCAGGCTGCTGCGTTCGCCTCCCGCCGGGCAGGCGATCTACTATGAGGCGGGAACGGGCGCTCAATCCGAACCCGGCGATATTATCGCCTTCACGGATCTCGGTCTGGCTCGTGCGCTTGGCCTTCGACCACTTCGGCCTGATCCCGCCGCGCTCGATTCTCACATCCGCTTCCCGTTGATGCGCGGCCCGCACACCGGAATTGCGGGAATGAGGGAGCTGCTTCCGGGAGAGGCGATCGACCTCAAGACACGCACGCTTTTGCCCGGAGCGTGGACGCCATGGTCGCAAGTTCCAGGTTCGCCTCGCCGCATTATGCCGGCAGAGCTCAGGGCATGTGTGGAGGGCGTGGTCGGCAGCTGGGCAGACCGCTTCGCGCGAATCCAGCTCGAATTGTCGGGCGGTCTCGACAGCTCGATCGTCGCGGCGTGCCTTCAGGATCGCATGGCGTCGTGGCGCGCCGTCAATCTCGCAACGCCTGGAATACCGGGCGACGAGCGGGATTACGCGCGCGCCTCCGCAGCACACGTCGGGACGTCGCTAGCCGAGATCGTGATGCCCGACGAGGAGACGGACCCGCTCGCGCCCATTCCCATTCCTCGCGCGCGTCCCGGTGGATTCGGGCTGCTCGGGTCCAGCGACGAGGCTCTGCTTGCCGCCGCCCGAGATTTCGGCGCCGACGCCATTTTCACCGGTGTCGGGGGCGATAACGTCTTCGGATACATTCGGAAGGCGGGGCCAGTGGCGGATGCGCTGCGGTTCGCTGGCTTCGGCGCGGCATGGCGAGCAGCGAGCGATTTGGCGACAATGACGGGCGATAGCGTATGGCGTGCGCTGAGGTTGGCACTCTTGCAGCTGGTGCGGGCGCCGCGGCTGTGGCCCCGCGATCCCACCTTGCTGACGACGAGATATGATCGCGATGCCCCGGACCATCCCTGGCTCACGATACCGCCGGGCATCGCACCGGGGCAGTTCGGATATGGCCGGGCGCTGATGCCGATCCAGTTGTTTGTCGATGGCTATGATCGGTCGTTCGCGATGCCAATGATTGCACCACTGCTTTCCCAGCCGATCGTGGAGCTGGGGCTGCAGGGCGCAAGTTGGGATTGGTGCGCCGGCGGCCACGACCGGGCTCTTGCCCGGTCGGCTTTTGCGGATCGCCTGGCTCCGATGGTGCGCGATCGACGAACAAAGGGCCGTGTCGAATCTCTTTTCGTCACCACCTACAACCGCCGACGCGGATCAATCCGGGAATTTCTCCTCGATGGCTATCTCGCGAGTGCGGGCATCATCGATCGTGATGCCGTCGATGCAGCGCTGAAGCCACCCGCCGACGCGCTCGACGCCGTCTATATCCGCCTCCTGCAGATTACCGACGTCGAGCGCTGGATCCGTTCTCTCTGAGCCCACACGGGGACCAGGCAAGGAGCATACGGACCGCGAGAGATGGTTATGAAGCAATATGCTTCTGCGCGGCCCGATAGCCTCGCCAGCGGCGGTATTGATCGGCCTTGGCGGGATCGGGGTCCTCCTCGCCCTTAAGCCAGAAGCGGTACCAGTCCAGATTGCGACGGTAGACGGCGAGTTTGTGAACTGGCTGCTTCTTGATGTGCGGCTCGTCGGCAAAAGCATAGAAATCAACCGCCTTGCCCGCACGCTTCATGCGCGTGTGAAGCTCCGCGACATGACGAGCCTCGACCTCGGGGAGTTGCATGAGCAACGGCGTGTCGATGGACGCGACGTCATACACGGCCGAGAGGTCGCGCCATTGTTGCGGGTCGCTGTCGGGGTCACCGATTTTCCAATAGTCCTTCAGCATCTCGGCAAAGCCACGATCCGGGAGGGCGTTCGCCCAGAAATAGGACGGCGTCATCTGGCTCGACGCGATCGTTGCGGCGGCAAATCGGTTCGACTTTCGTATCGCGAAGAGCGTGACTTCCGAGCCGAAGCTCAAACCGCCTATGCCGACGCGCGCCGGGTCGATGATGCCCTTTCGGGCAAGCTGATCGAGAGCTGTCTCGATGTCCGAAAGAGCCAGCCGGTAACTTTCTCCCGTGCCGGCCTCCTTTTCCGCCCGCACCCGGTCCATGCACAAGACTGCAATGCCATGTTCCACGAGCGGCAGTATCGGGATCTCGTCGCCGACGCCGCCCTTCAGAAAGCCCGAGCAACGATAATATTGGACGACGAGCGGGAGCGGCACCGTCGTGTTGGATGGGCGCAACAATATGCCGGTTACACCGCGCTCCCATGCCAGCGGGGTTGCGTGAGCTTCTATTCGTGCTCGCAGCTCCGCGTTCGGCTCGGCAAGACGCTTGCGCTGACCGTCGTAACCCAGCCGGGCAATATGTGGCGGTGCGACCGGTCCCGCATCCGCGCAGAACAGGGCCTCGGCACCGATGGCGCATCGCGGCATGTGGGCCGATGACCGGGTCGCGCCATCGGTGATGATAGCGGCGCGCGCGCTCGAGGAGCCGACGCGCCAGAGCCACACCGTCTCGCGCGCGCTACCGGTCCGCTCGAAGAGGAGGAGCTCGTCGCGTCCCGGGCGCCATGCCAGCGCCGTCACTTGTGAACTCCGGCATATTGGTGCGGTGCAATCGATCCGTTGCCCACTGGTGCGCATCACATGAACACCGGCAACGCCCGGCGCTGCGAGTTTCGCGGTGCTTCCGTCTTCGGCGGTGACGGACGCGCCCTGTGCCGGCGCGGATTTTGCGAAGACCTGCGGCGCACCCTCGTTCGAAGACGGCGCACCATCTGGTTCGACGACGATCTCTCGTTGGGGTGTGTCGTACAATATACGCTCTCGGCCGAACCAGGCCGAGGGCAGTCGCTGCATGATGCGCTTGCCGCCCTCGATCGTCCCGCCCGCGACCGGCTCCATGAGATCGAGATGACGATCCACAAGAGCGCCATTCTCATAGGCGTCGCGCTCGGCCTGCGCGATCTGTGATCTTGTAGCGCCGACCGAGTAGCGAACGGCGCGCCCGTCCGTCGAAACCTCGAAACCCAGAATGTCGGCCGCATCGACGATCTCGCGCCGGGCGGGCGAGCCGTTACGCCAGTGCCAGATCGCGACGCCCTCGCGGTCAAGAGCGCGAAACCGCAACCCCAGCGAATCTTTGTCCCAGATCGGCAGTTGCTCCAACAGCGTTCCCGCGCCACCATGCTGGGCCATGCCACTACCGATCCGGATCGCAGGCGTTTTGCCGCCGACGTCGACTACGAACCAGTCGAGCATTGTTTCATTTTTCTCAATCGACGGACGACTGACGCGGTACGCTAGTTTCTGGCCGTCAGGCGAGAGGCTGACGCCGCTGATATCCGCAACCTCGACCAGGTCCTGGGTGGACACTGGACGTCGTTGGCGCGGCGGAGCGATCCTGTCGGGAGGTATCGAGGGGGTCGCCATCGCGGCCGCGGCAAGCAGCCAAGCCGTTACCACGACACAACCGCCTGCAGCGAAAGCATACGCCCGACTGCACTCGCTTGCTCCGGATCATATCCGAATACCGAATTGCTGCTGACGAAGCGCGCATAGGGCGGATCGCGGTCAAAAACATTGGTGATGCCCGCCGTCAGGCGGAGCGCGCGTCCTGGCCCAACCTCGGAGATGCGCACGCCGAGCTGGATGTCGAATGTGGTCCAGCTCTTCACCTTCTCGGCGGGGGTGACTGTTAGATTGCGATAAGCGGCGACATGATTGACCGCGACGCCGCCATCGAAGGCGCCAAGATTGACGCCTACCCGGCCCCGGAGGCGTAGTTTGACCGGATTGCCAAGTGTCCCGAGGACATTGATCGCCGGGGCCCGGTCCGTGATCTGGCTTCTGAAGCCGAGCATCCGCGTCCCACCGACGGTGAAGCTCAGGCTGCCATCGGGAAGAGCCCGGGTGTAGCTTGCGTCGAAATCCAGACCGCTGACCTTTGCGCGCGACAGGTTGAGCGTGCGTCCATCGATGATCGCGGCAATGTCGGCCTGTGTCACACCGAGCGGGTTGGAAAAGCTTGGACTCGAGAAATAGGCAGCGATCTCGGCGGCGTCGGGAGCGTCGTCGACAATGCCGCCATAGATATCCCGGCGAACCAGGAAGTTCTGAACATCGGCGGAAGCGCTCGCGATCCGGTCGCGGTAGCTGATGTCGAACCATGTCGCGCTCAGTTTCGTGCCGGGCGCGAATGCGGGCTCGATGTCGACGCCGGCGGTCCAGCTCGTTGCCTTTTCCGGCCCGAGGTCAGGCCGGAATCCGAACAGCCCCAGCACAACCGACTGGCCCGTGGGCGAGTTTGGATCGGGCAATCGCAGCGGTTGGTAGAGTGCGTTGGCGGACCCGACGAGCTCGGTGAAATAAGGAGCGCGGAAGGACCGGCCATAGGAGGCGCGGAAGGACAGGCCGCCAAGCGGCGTCCAGCGTAGGCCGAATTTGGGGTTGGCCGTGTCTCCGACGTCGGAATAATCTTCATACCGCGCCGCAGCCGAAAGCATGAGCGCGCCGGGGAGTGCACTGCCTGCGTCGAAGACCGGTATCGCGACTTCCCCATAGATCGATTTGACGATGCGTTTGTCGGGAAGCCCCGGGATGGGGGAAGAGACCGGCATGTCCGATGTGACATCGACGAACGCCTGGTAGCGCAAGCGATCACGTCGGTATTCTGCGCCGATCGCGGCTTTGACCTGGCCGGCGGGAAGATCGAAGATCGGGCCATCGGCACGGACGGCCGAAGATAGCACCTCGTAGCGAACGTTCCGGCACTGTCCGCCCCGCAGGCTGTCGATGAGATTGCGGTCATTGACCAGGCCGTCACCGAAAACGTTGATCGCGGACGCGGGGCTCGTGGCCGCGAGCGCGCGCGACAGCTTGAGGCGGTTGACGACATTAACGCCTTCGTCGCGTTCGCGCTGCAAGCCATAGCCGCCGGACAATTCGACGGACCATGGGCCGAGCGTGGCGCGCCCGCCGAAGCTGAGATTGAAGGCGCGCGCGACGCCCTTGGTGCCTTCCGGGCCAAATTCGGCCGACGGATCATAATAGACCGTGATGGGCTGGCCCGTGCCGATGGGATCGACATAATAGGGGTTCGCGCTGGTAACGCGGAGCGGCTGCGGCCCAAACAGCCGCCGCCGAACTTCAAAATGTCGCTCGGCGAAAAGGGCGCGAGCGAAGATGTTGATGTTATCGGATAGGTCCTGCTCGAGGGCGGCGTAGAGGCTGACTGTCTCTTGCTCCGGAAGAATGTCGATGTTTCGCCTCGCGTCGCCGCGATTGAAGCCCGGAACGAGGAGTTGCGCGGGCGTGAGCGCGGTCCCGTCCTGTCCCCGCGGGATCGCGAAGACCTGCCCGTTGGCCGCCACGATCGTGCCGGGATTGTTGTAGTTCGAGCGGAGGTCCGGGCCGCCGAAAGGTCTGAGATCCTCGGTCGCGAACGCTCGCTTCGAAGAGCCGAGGTTATTGCGCCGGTAATATTCGCCCGCCACCGTCAGATGTCCGCCCTTCCAGCCGAAACCGGCGATCTGGCTCGCCTGCACTTCGCCGAAATCGCCGTCCGCCGTGCCAAGCCGCAGGCGGCTCTCCAGACCTTCGAAGTTGTTCCGGAAGCGGATGTTGACGACGCCCGCGATCGCATCGGATCCATAGATGGCCGAGGCTCCGTCGGTGAGAATCTCGATGCGTTCGATCGCGACGGACGGGACGAGCGAGAGATCGGTGAATGCGCCGGCGCCGCCTCCGAGGGCGGGACGTGCCCCATCGAACAGGGTCAGCGTCGACCCGCTGCCGAGACCGCGCAGGTTGATCCCGGAACCGAAGCCGAGATTGGTGCCCGCGTTTCCCCGCGCGGTCGAGCCCGTGACGGCTTCGGTAGGACCGCCGGAAAAATTCTGCGGGATGGTCTGGATGAAATCGGCAAGGGTGGTTCGCCCGCTTTGCTCGAGCGCCTCGCGGTCGACGATGGTAACCGGCGAGCCGACCGGACCTGTGCCCCGAATGCGGGTCCCCGTCACCACGATCGCCTCACTTGCCGTCTCAGTCGATCCCTCCGCGTCCGCAACGACGTTTCCCTCCCGGATCACGAGCGCGCCATCGACGACCTCGGCGATCAGGCCGGTGCCGGAAAGCAGGCGGGTGAGGGCGGCGTCGGGGGAGAGGCGGCCCCGGACGCTGCCGCTGCGCTTACCTTCGGTCAGGCTGCCCGAGAAGACGACCTCGCGGCCCGATATCTCGGAATATTCGCGCAGCGCGTCGCCGAGGCGCTGGGGCGCGATGTCGTAGCTGCGCTGTTCGGTCATCGCATGCGCCGTCGGCGCATAAAGTGCGGTCGGCGCCGCGGTCGTGGCCAGCATGGCGGCCAGATATTTCATTCGCATTCTTACCCTCCCGGTCGCGGCCGTGATGGCCGTCCGGGAGTGCAAAATGCCGGAGTTGGAAATTCTCCCCGGCGATCGCCGATTATTTTTTGGCGAGGATGATTTCGTCGGGACGTTCGTCGACCGTCAGGCCGAACGCTGCGCCAAGCTTGCGGGCGAGGGCGCCGCTGTCGGCGAGGTCGAAGCGGCCGGAAACGGGCACGGAGGCAAGCGCCGGGTCGGCGAGGCGGACCGGCCTCGCGTTCACCTTGTTCGCGCTGTCGAGCACCGAGCCGAGCGGAAGATTGTCGGCTGCGAGCAGGTTGGTCGGGACAGGGGACAGCATCATGCCCGCCATTTTCGGACCCTCTGCCGGAACCTCGGCGCTCTGACCGGGCGCGAGCCGGAGCGCGGTTCCGCCGCCGCTCGATCGCACTTCGACCAGGCCCCTGATCAGGCGAATGCGCGGGGCGCCTTTCCGCATGTCGACCTCGAAGACCGTGCCGAGCGCGGTCGTTTCCGACCGGCCCGCGATAACCGTGAACGGGCGCGCCGGGTCATGGGCGACCTCGAAACGCGCCGCTCCGCCGGTAAGGACGATGACGCGCCTTCCGGTGGTGAACTGCGTTTCGATCTGCGCGCCGTCGAGCAAGAGAACCTTGCTGCCGTCGGGAAGCTGTCGTTCCCCCGCCGCATCCGATGCCGCGGCAATCTGTGTCCCGTCCTCGCGAGACTGGATATAGAGCCCGCCGCCGACCACCAATATCAGGCCAGCCGCTGTAGCGAGCCCCCAACGCTGACCGCTGCGCCGCTTATCCTTCGGCCGTGCCATCGCCTCGACTCGCGCGCGCGACATGCCCGACCCGATGGCATAAGCCTCGGCCGAGCGGGCATAGGCCGCCTCATTCCCAGGCTTGCGCCGCCATGCGTCAAACGCCTCGCGATGCGCTTCGGCATCGGGTCCATGCATGCGGGCGGCCCAGTCGTCCGCCTCCTGCTGTTGCCGCGTCACCGCTGCGTGTCTCGTGCCTTGCGGATTGCGGTAACGGCCTTGCTGATGAGCTTTTCCACGCGCTTCACACCTATGCCTTTGATTCGAGCAATTTCAGCATAACTGAGATTTTCGACGCGGTGCATAAGGAATACATCCCGTGTGGTTGGATCTACGCGGGCCAGGGCCTCTTCGGCGCGCCGGAGCATATCGCGCGCTTCGAGCACATGGTGCGGATCGGGACCGGCGACGTCATGCTCGTCGAAGCTGTGGTGCGCCGCGTGCTGGCGGCGCGCGCCGGTGCGTGCCCTTTCTTTCAGGAGGGTGCGCGCGGTCTGCGCGAGATAGGCGCCGGGCTTGTCGCCGATGCTGAAATAGCCTTTCGCGGAGATGAAACGGCGAATGCTTTCCTGGACGAGGTCGGCAACATCCTGCGGATGTGCGTTGCGGCGGAAGAAGCCCGCGAGGCGAGGGCGCTGCTCGGCGAGGATCGCCTCGGTTCGGGCGTGGCGTTGAAACCCGTCCCAATCGTCGGGCGGCAGCGGATCGGCGGCATTGTGGCCGCGTCTGCCTTCATGTTCGTCGTCATAGTCCATGCGCCGCGCCTTCCCGTCCGGGCAAGGAGGGCGCGAAGCCGGGTGTTGAGTCTCGCTTGACGACGAGGCCGCAACCTTTGGCCCGAAGGCTTGGACATGCGTCACGGCCACCCGGCAGGGATGGCGCAAATCTATCAGCGTCAAGCGGGCGTCTCAATTCCCGGCATCGTGCTTCTCACACCCGATGCGGGAGGAAGCATAGCCTGCCGCTACGGCAGGGCAAGAGTCTGACAGGAGATTGGTCCAGATTGAATCTTGTTGTCGACTGCCCGACGGGCTCGCGGTCAGCTTGGCGGTGGCGCGCTGGCGCTCGCAGGCATTTCTTTGGCAAGGAATTGCAGCGTCGCCTGCCGCGCGATCGCGTTGCCGACGCCGATGAGATCGAAGCCATGTTCCCCATAGGGAATATGGATGGACCGGGTTTCGATGCCCGCGCGGCGCGACGCAGCCTCATAGGCCGTCATGCTCGCGGCCGGCACCAGATGGTCATTCTCGGAAATGAACAGGATGGTGGGCGGCGCGTTTGGCCCGAGATGGGTGGCAGCCGCGGTCGCTGCGTAGCGATCAGGGAATTGCCTAGGTGATCCGCCGGTATATTGTTCCGCCATCCTGCGGACGCCCGCACCGCTGGGAACATAATCATTATTCCACACGGCGGCGATATCGGCGGCGGGATAGATGGCACTCACCGCACGAACCTTCGGAACCTCGCCGCCGCAGCTCGAGACGAGCTTGCCCGCTCCTGCGAGATTGCCGGCATTGAGCACGAGGTTGCCGCCAGCCGATTCGCCGAACAGCGCGATGCGCGAGACATCGCCGCTCCACGCTGCGCCATTCTTGCTGGTCCAGACGAGCGCGCAGCCGATCTGTCCATGCACCTCGTTCCACATGTGCCGCTTTTCACTCGACAGGCTGTAGTCGATCGACAGCGCGAGCCAGCCGCGGTCGGCGAACCAGCGCATGTCCGCGCCTCTGTCGATCGAATTACCGCTATTCCAGCCGCCACCATGGACATAGATTACGATCGGCCAGCCTCCCCGGGGCGCTTCGCCTTTAGGGCGCCACGCATGGATGTTGAGATCCTCGCCGAACGCGCGCGTGTAGACGCGCGTCGCATCGGGCGGCGAGGAGGAAAGGACGCCGCCGACACCGAAAGGGGCACCGACCCCGAGCCGCACATCGTTCGCCGAGGCGAGAAGGAAGAGACGGACGATCACGATCAGCGCGCCGACCGCGGCGATCGCCGCGAGACTGGGAAGTAAATTGCGTGTGCGTCCGCGCGCGCTGGCGCGCGCGGCAAGCCCTGCCGCAACCGCTGCGACCGCCACCCAGGCGGGGATGACCGAAAGCGCGGCCGACCCGAACAGGCCGACATAGGGGATCGAGGGAATGAAGGCGCCGAGCGTCAGCGCCGCAGCGGCGAGGATCATAATGCCGGACAGCAAAAGCAGGGCGCGGCGGCCCCATGTTTTCAGCGAGCCTTTCGCTGGTGCTGCTTCGGTCATGTCCGCTCCCCCTTATCCGTCTTCAGGCGCTTGGCACCCGTTGCTGTCGTCCAGCGGAACCGGACGTCGCGCGCCGTTTCCTTGCACCCTTTCCAGTTACGGTCAACATGGACTGAATCCTCTGGCCCCGGAGATGCCGGTCGGCAAGCGCTGGAATGCTGTTGAAGTTGTAGTCAGCATTGCTTGTAACATGCCTTGGTTCTTTCTATGGTCGGTGGAACAACATGCGCGGCCGAGGCAGATAATTGCTTCAAAAGTTGCCTAAAATGGGAGATCGCAGACATGACGCACCGGGCCGCAATCTTTAATTGCAGTGCCACTGCCGCGCTGGCGCTCGCCGTCGCTGCCGCCGGCCCTGCGTCGCTCTCGCATGCGGCAGGGGGCGAAGAGGCGCCGCCGCCCTTCATTCCCATCGAGCATGTCTATCTCCCGCTTCCCGAAGGCATGCAGCCGCTGTGGCCCACCTTTGCCGCCGGCGGGACCGACATCCTGTTCCAGGAGGGCGGGAAGG
Protein-coding sequences here:
- a CDS encoding acyl-homoserine-lactone synthase, producing the protein MLHVVDYTNRVRLHAVLRSMFAARKKVFIDLLKWDVPALAGEFEVDHFDTPQATYLVVADENDSHLASARLLETTEPGILDGLFAHLADEPLPRGDDVFEITRFCLSPDAGARRRREARNTLLIGLAEYAIANDIRTYTGVAERSWFRQVQSFGWACRALGAPRGEGDRALVALRIDIDDTTLAGMAAAGISSSAAIGSAPARAA
- a CDS encoding phytanoyl-CoA dioxygenase family protein; translation: MLTETMIPCQSAAQAELREQGFTIVRGAIPATDIAALERDLAPRFDATPFCEGGFYGERTKRFGRLLLRSPRATDLVMHPTILAMAEAVLLPWCDRIQLNLTQAIEIHPGALAQYPHRDQSMWQGTIGETEYLVNVMWPLTPFTADNGATLIWPRSHGLEALVEEPPEPAVVAEAEPGDAIIFLGSTLHGAGANRSAEVRRGIIVSYSLGWLKPYENQHLAYPPYVACDFPPELAALAGYAQHRPNLGNFEGQCPSILLTGYPEEPLSAIDALRPDQAALLAEHVAAQRASLDEVRAP
- a CDS encoding GntR family transcriptional regulator, which gives rise to MSPGATMERVYIDLKVRLMTGAYPPGTRLDPRQIARTLDASATPVRDALHRLSGERIVDAWHQEGFRQPLLAEADLAELYDWGGMLLALALKGRSPSPNLRAGLSELQAIEPYPEALDSLFGVIAVGSANRELRYAIVNFIERSRAFRPAEMRIDPASRTVLAAMEEDYRFGRWTGLRSKITSFHRRRMRQAGRIAAAIRPRSDPLR
- a CDS encoding lasso peptide biosynthesis B2 protein encodes the protein MNHHLAPDMSFCFIGAGAVMLDLKADRYYRLDRRHSAALRAMAGGECNAHLDARASLVAKGLIRPGDGPAATPVSAPRVTASVIERRLSWRPETQNCSISPLELFALRFMAGQVLGRLGLFRTARYYRGRRDRCHEQQGGLQRSQDRAAALAACFADQRRFFPAKRRCVPDSLALAAILWRRGCAAEVFFGVRLDPFAAHCWVQHGALLLSDPLDSVAEFTPVFQL
- a CDS encoding asparagine synthase C-terminal domain-containing protein translates to MQILGAPDTPILARDGLILLGWAFHRDSLRPLKHLDEGAAARITEEGHPWVYRHLWGNFFLVWHDRHGVPRLLRSPPAGQAIYYEAGTGAQSEPGDIIAFTDLGLARALGLRPLRPDPAALDSHIRFPLMRGPHTGIAGMRELLPGEAIDLKTRTLLPGAWTPWSQVPGSPRRIMPAELRACVEGVVGSWADRFARIQLELSGGLDSSIVAACLQDRMASWRAVNLATPGIPGDERDYARASAAHVGTSLAEIVMPDEETDPLAPIPIPRARPGGFGLLGSSDEALLAAARDFGADAIFTGVGGDNVFGYIRKAGPVADALRFAGFGAAWRAASDLATMTGDSVWRALRLALLQLVRAPRLWPRDPTLLTTRYDRDAPDHPWLTIPPGIAPGQFGYGRALMPIQLFVDGYDRSFAMPMIAPLLSQPIVELGLQGASWDWCAGGHDRALARSAFADRLAPMVRDRRTKGRVESLFVTTYNRRRGSIREFLLDGYLASAGIIDRDAVDAALKPPADALDAVYIRLLQITDVERWIRSL
- a CDS encoding Atxe2 family lasso peptide isopeptidase; amino-acid sequence: MSTQDLVEVADISGVSLSPDGQKLAYRVSRPSIEKNETMLDWFVVDVGGKTPAIRIGSGMAQHGGAGTLLEQLPIWDKDSLGLRFRALDREGVAIWHWRNGSPARREIVDAADILGFEVSTDGRAVRYSVGATRSQIAQAERDAYENGALVDRHLDLMEPVAGGTIEGGKRIMQRLPSAWFGRERILYDTPQREIVVEPDGAPSSNEGAPQVFAKSAPAQGASVTAEDGSTAKLAAPGVAGVHVMRTSGQRIDCTAPICRSSQVTALAWRPGRDELLLFERTGSARETVWLWRVGSSSARAAIITDGATRSSAHMPRCAIGAEALFCADAGPVAPPHIARLGYDGQRKRLAEPNAELRARIEAHATPLAWERGVTGILLRPSNTTVPLPLVVQYYRCSGFLKGGVGDEIPILPLVEHGIAVLCMDRVRAEKEAGTGESYRLALSDIETALDQLARKGIIDPARVGIGGLSFGSEVTLFAIRKSNRFAAATIASSQMTPSYFWANALPDRGFAEMLKDYWKIGDPDSDPQQWRDLSAVYDVASIDTPLLMQLPEVEARHVAELHTRMKRAGKAVDFYAFADEPHIKKQPVHKLAVYRRNLDWYRFWLKGEEDPDPAKADQYRRWRGYRAAQKHIAS